GGAAAGTTTATGGATCTAAGTGAAAAAGAACTGGATTTTGCTATTGTTGTGGATCAGTACGGGCGAAAAATCATAGAGTCTGGCGAGGTTCCGACTACTTTTCAAAAGCAGGATGTGCTCCACGATATGGCAAACCAAGAGACCCGTAATATTATAGGTGCAGGGATGCAGACTTATATTATTAATCAATCGATAGAAGCACATCCAAGTTGGACGATTATTGGCGGCATTCACTATAATAATCTCCTTGAAGGTAATCGTATGATTATGAATATCGTCATCCTTATCGGTGGAATCAGTGTATTAGCAGTTTCGCTATTGGCTTTTTATATCGCCAAGCGGATAACCAAGCCGATTATTGAAGTGTCGGAATCGATGGAATCACTAGACTATGGAGTATGGCCCGAAGCTTTAGTGCCAAAGACTAATGATGAACTTCGAATTCTTGTCGAAGGGTATAACACTATGGTGCGTGACATTAAGTCGTCCATAGAAACCATTGAAAAAGAACAAACGGAAAAAGCGCATTTTGAGATTAATAATCTGAAGTTAAAGCTTGAGTTGCTTCAATCGCAGATTAATCCGCATTTTGTTCATAATACGTTAAATAGTATTAAATATTTGGCAAAAGTTAAAGAAGCATCGGAATTAGTGGATTTAATTGAATCGTTTAATATGCTGTTACGTGCAAGTATGTCAATTGATTCTGATTTTATCACCGTAGATGATGAGATGGCGTGTGTGAAGAGTTTTATGAATATTTTTACTATTCGCTATGATCATCCGATTGATATGATTTTTGATATTGACCCTCAATTGAATAAATGCCTGGTTCCTAAACTTATTCTCCAGCCAATCGTTGAAAATTCTGCATACCACGGAATCTTGGGCAAAGGCGTCAAAGGCAATCTAAAAATAAAAATATCACCTGTAGATTCGGATAAGATGAAAATAGAAGTTTGTGATAATGGACTAGGTATGTCCAAAGAAAAAGTAGAACAAATCTTAAGTGGACAGGTGATGCGCCAAGAAAAGAGCTTTGTGCGAAGTAAAAAAGGGTTTAATAACATCGGCTTAAAAAATATCAAAGACCGTCTGCAACTTTATTATGGAAAAAGTTGTCAGTTAACCATTAAAAGTCATGTAGGTGAGGGCACCAGTGTTTCATTTATTATTCGACAGACAAAGGAGAAAACGAGTGGACAGTAAGTATACAGTATTGATTGTAGATGATGAAAAACCGGCAAGAGAGTTGGTTAAAACGTTAGTGGATTGGCAGGAATATGGTTTTATTGTTTGTGGAGAAGCCAAAAATGGTTTGGAAGGCTATCAATTGTATGAAAAGTTAAAACCTGATCTTATTATTACAGATATTGATATGCCGGTACTTGATGGACTGGAGTTTATTCGTAAGGTTAGGCAAACAGATGCAGCACAAAAGTTTATTATACTCAGTTGCTATGAAGAATTTGCTTTTGCCAGAGAAGCCATACGCCTTAATGTAGATGAATATATGATTAAAGACCTGTTAACCAAAGAAGAAATCATTAATCAACTGTGTCAGTTTTCTAGTGTATCAAAACACCAAAGCGAGGAAGAGGCAATGGATGTAAGCCAAGAAGACTGGGAAATCAACAGTCGTAGGTTAAAGCATTTTATTGTCAATGGAGCTTTTGAAGATGCGTATTTGTTTTTGCGTATGCAGGTAAGAGAAACATATGGAATTATGGTGGTGAGTATAGATGACTACAAACGTTATCAGTTATATGATCCTGAACTTGACAAGGGAAAGATGAAAAGTGGCGTATTGGATACATTGTGCAGGGCAAAGCAGGAGAATAGTCAAATCCTTGAGTTTGCACATATTGGAAAAGGAATGTTCATCGTTATAACTCGATTGACCAATACAGTTAGTGAAGGTCAGCTATACTATGAGTTGACAAAAATGGCCAATGCTATTCGATATATTCATTCCAAGGAGCATAAAGAGACGTTAACAATTGCTATGGGACGTACATT
This sequence is a window from Vallitaleaceae bacterium 9-2. Protein-coding genes within it:
- a CDS encoding histidine kinase codes for the protein MLFRFTHIRNRIAVTVSMIVVGALLLTTYAVSYIYNRELTRQVFIITNQKMDRIADSIDEELDQILELQNQIQNDNNIQELMEKHRRLEQDDAQVIKELSDLLRDYSYSNTSVNSIFAFDLNKNILDPLYRIEPYHEIVSEFEEFKRFIEADAYSEFSVPTTFPNRHYNNQVLEASTITYFSKYINLNHFDQIGYIMINTNIDSVFGKFMDLSEKELDFAIVVDQYGRKIIESGEVPTTFQKQDVLHDMANQETRNIIGAGMQTYIINQSIEAHPSWTIIGGIHYNNLLEGNRMIMNIVILIGGISVLAVSLLAFYIAKRITKPIIEVSESMESLDYGVWPEALVPKTNDELRILVEGYNTMVRDIKSSIETIEKEQTEKAHFEINNLKLKLELLQSQINPHFVHNTLNSIKYLAKVKEASELVDLIESFNMLLRASMSIDSDFITVDDEMACVKSFMNIFTIRYDHPIDMIFDIDPQLNKCLVPKLILQPIVENSAYHGILGKGVKGNLKIKISPVDSDKMKIEVCDNGLGMSKEKVEQILSGQVMRQEKSFVRSKKGFNNIGLKNIKDRLQLYYGKSCQLTIKSHVGEGTSVSFIIRQTKEKTSGQ
- a CDS encoding response regulator, yielding MDSKYTVLIVDDEKPARELVKTLVDWQEYGFIVCGEAKNGLEGYQLYEKLKPDLIITDIDMPVLDGLEFIRKVRQTDAAQKFIILSCYEEFAFAREAIRLNVDEYMIKDLLTKEEIINQLCQFSSVSKHQSEEEAMDVSQEDWEINSRRLKHFIVNGAFEDAYLFLRMQVRETYGIMVVSIDDYKRYQLYDPELDKGKMKSGVLDTLCRAKQENSQILEFAHIGKGMFIVITRLTNTVSEGQLYYELTKMANAIRYIHSKEHKETLTIAMGRTFSHAHELEEAFHLAMDAIRYRLYLGRAKNISYNSSIVKSINTSKPNVEKLIDEVQTQINSRNLEGAIESIIELFSDKNTGFIQYHYLMEVNEQLVMMFIEMAREYEVDQKELMDENISPLHDLDSMDTIAQMRAWFVALTQQLIGLLQEKEQYSRHVLIAKQYIEEHMCEAVSLSDISDYLHLHKVYLARIFKKEMGVTITQYIHVVRVNEAKKLIRTTNLKLYEIAEQIGYANTHYFFVVFKKICGITASNYREKYKIVNIEQ